One genomic window of Arachis stenosperma cultivar V10309 chromosome 10, arast.V10309.gnm1.PFL2, whole genome shotgun sequence includes the following:
- the LOC130955753 gene encoding actin cytoskeleton-regulatory complex protein PAN1-like: MGETQLEESEATNRQISSNTKSGSKLIVEKTFERPEWLPDGWNVDFKTRKSGSAMGQGYKCYINPHGKKFYSKLEVLRYLETIKGNNCNSRKEESNTIHSPNNDALEKPMVETSRTENSMAEKSTAEKSTAGKPKAGKPKAGKPKAGKPRGEKSTTGKPRSQKSTAEKSTVEKPRVEKSTTEKSTAEDLPPGWIIEVKERKNSKINRKDLLYIDPESGYVFRSKKDALRYLESGDISSCAIKPFKREIQDEDKLSPASTVKKQKIKQSGINRQLFAGKEISDESSLELPDANSSEKRQHVEVSSGMMAPFVPTGESIGQIQSLKNGVAYPPKTKKMSHPDDVQNKNDVLNVVENASKKNHSNPTVSKNRGFSVAHRSSPRLAAAEPDQLTNSLTSEQCLEVPRRNLRRGSQGLAADDHSLKESKLLASEIAKSGEICSDLNKSSNKKEPSVPRRASKRLAGSEPELMSNSLSYERAPEYNKSKKSKSGINTNLLSRDGEAGLKLVEHGSMNGLSSTRGRKHPQTLPVTKDKLGKRKNEEMNDEKSELEQSLAFHYSWSDPSLEFAIKTLTGTLPAEDSVANRPIVISETDKLPENDVFKNDTGSNSDKKPKVNSSKSKKKKEPKVPTRLSKRLSGHDPEVLPTETAPEYSTRKSGKNKPDANEILTNGASGKLHAGEESSNLIVHASDMLKTSKCGESSNGDELQKSQTVPNEQQRGPEAESINERSEPQFPVQFGDNWSDPCVEFAVKTLTGSVTVDAANVPVVTLDVNDPPNEELSENAVQKSSDAAADNNNHCQIKEVLNAPVCRPSEQCLGQGQPELGSNPTSYQSDPAFASSVTCGDEGKITRNSDGGQSLHVEAGNMTQIDINTLFFDDPFTEDEQILEDNSIAEQAQPGTEATNRDNSEREFCVSFMDTWSDPCLEFAFKTLTGDIQVEENMAGHGCFPEHANRHDQRNGGSALPEIGSSSISRSHMAEKSMPPQPPSMSPSFLSRSHIAEKSVLPQPPSLSHSFLSQSHMAEKSMPPQPPSLSHSFLSQSHMAEKSVPPQPPSMSPSFLSRSHMAEKSVPPQPPSMSPSFLSGSHMAEKSMLPQPPSMSPSFLSGSHMAEKSVPTQPPSLSPSFLSRSHIAEKSVPTQPPSMSPSFLSLSHMAEKSVPAQLPSMSQPFLSLSHIADKPMPAQPPSMSPSFFPPTQQSSQQSSMNSSIFPEEKSSQQHTGADAQRHYSQYNINFQRR, from the exons ATGGGAGAAACCCAACTTGAAGAGTCTGAAGCAACTAATAGACAGATCAGCAGTAACACAAAGTCTGGTTCTAAACTG ATTGTAGAGAAAACATTTGAGCGTCCTGAGTGGCTACCTGATGGCTGGAATGTGGATTTCAAAACTCGAAAAAGCGGTTCAGCTATGGGACAGGGATATAAG TGTTACATTAATCCGCATGGAAAGAAATTCTACTCCAAATTAGAAGTGTTACGGTATCTCGAAACTATAAAGGGCAACAACTGCAATTCCAGAAAGGAGGAATCCAATACCATCCATTCTCCAAACAAT GATGCACTTGAGAAGCCCATGGTTGAGACATCCAGGACTGAGAATTCCATGGCTGAGAAGTCCACGGCTGAGAAGTCCACGGCTGGGAAGCCCAAGGCTGGGAAGCCCAAGGCTGGGAAGCCCAAGGCTGGGAAGCCCAGGGGTGAGAAGTCCACGACTGGGAAGCCCAGGTCTCAGAAGTCCACAGCTGAGAAGTCCACAGTTGAGAAGCCCAGGGTGGAGAAGTCCACCACTGAGAAGTCCACAGCTGAGGATTTACCACCTGGCTGGATAATAGAAGTCAAAGaaaggaagaacagcaaaatcaatAGAAAAGATTTG TTATATATAGATCCAGAGAGTGGATATGTATTCCGTTCCAAGAAGGATGCACTGCGCTATCTCGAGTCTGGAGATATAAGTTCGTGTGCGATTAAACCATTTAAACGGGAAATCCAAGATGAAGATAAATTATCT CCGGCATCTACAGTCAAAAAGCAGAAAATAAAGCAGTCTGGAATTAACCGACAACTTTTTGCTG GCAAAGAAATATCCGATGAAAGCAGCTTAGAATTGCCAGATGCTAACAGCTCAGAAAAAAGGCAACATGTGGAGGTGTCTTCTGGAATGATGGCTCCTTTTGTTCCTACAGGGGAATCTATTGGCCAAATTCAATCGTTAAAGAATGGAGTTGCATACCCTcccaaaacaaagaaaatgtcTCATCCAG ATGATGTGCAAAATAAGAATGATGTTCTCAATGTGGTTGAAAATGCTAGTAAGAAGAATCACAGTAACCCTACTGTATCAAAAAACAGGGGGTTCAGTGTGGCTCACCGGTCTTCGCCGAGACTTGCCGCAGCAGAACCTGACCAATTGACTAACAGCCTGACCAGTGAACAGTGTCTTGAAGTtccaagaagaaacttgagaagagGTAGTCAGGGTTTGGCCGCTGACGATCACTCTTTGAAAGAATCCAAATTGCTTGCAAGTGAGATTGCTAAAAGTGGAGAAATTTGTTCTGACTTGAACAAATCCAGCAACAAGAAAGAGCCTTCGGTTCCTCGGCGAGCATCAAAAAGACTTGCTGGATCTGAGCCTGAGCTGATGAGCAACTCCCTCTCCTATGAAAGAGCTCCGGAATATAATAAAAGCAAAAAGTCTAAAAGTGGGATCAATACAAACTTGCTTTCACGTGATGGTGAGGCAGGGCTGAAGCTTGTAGAACATGGATCAATGAATGGATTGTCATCCACCAGAGGGAGGAAACACCCCCAAACCTTGCCTGTAACCAAAGATAAACTGGGTAAACGTAAAAATGAGGAAATGAATGATGAGAAATCAGAACTTGAGCAATCTCTGGCATTCCATTATTCTTGGTCTGACCCAAGTTTGGAGTTTGCAATTAAGACCCTCACTGGCACATTACCTGCAGAGGATTCAGTTGCTAACAGACCTATAGTGATTTCCGAAACAGATAAGTTGCCTGAAAATGATGTGTTTAAGAATGATACAGGAAGCAACAGTGACAAAAAACCCAAGGTAAATTCAAGTAAatccaagaagaagaaagagcctAAAGTGCCTACGCGATTGTCTAAGCGACTTTCTGGCCATGATCCCGAGGTACTTCCTACTGAAACAGCACCTGAATATTCCACTAGAAAATCAGGTAAGAATAAACCAGATGCAAATGAGATTTTAACTAATGGAGCATCCGGGAAGCTTCATGCTGGGGAAGAATCATCCAACCTTATTGTTCATGCATCTGACATGTTGAAAACTAGCAAATGTGGTGAATCATCGAATGGTGATGAGTTGCAAAAATCACAAACTGTTCCCAATGAACAACAACGGGGGCCTGAAGCTGAAAGTATTAATGAGAGATCAGAGCCACAGTTCCCTGTACAGTTTGGGGACAACTGGTCGGATCCATGTGTAGAATTTGCAGTTAAGACTCTCACTGGTTCGGTGACTGTTGATGCTGCCAATGTGCCTGTTGTGACCCTTGATGTCAATGACCCACCAAATGAGGAATTGTCGGAGAATGCAGTGCAGAAGAGCAGTGATGCTGCTGCCGATAACAACAATCATTGCCAGATCAAGGAAGTGCTTAATGCACCAGTTTGCCGGCCATCGGAACAATGCTTAGGGCAAGGGCAACCTGAGTTGGGATCCAACCCTACATCCTATCAAAGTGATCCTGCATTTGCAAGTAGTGTGACTTGCGGTGATGAAGGCAAAATAACAAGGAACTCTGATGGGGGACAATCTCTACATGTTGAAGCTGGGAATATGACGCAAATTGATATAAACACACTCTTTTTTGACGACCCATTCACAGAAGATGAACAGATTCTTGAGGATAATTCTATTGCAGAACAAGCACAGCCTGGAACAGAAGCTACAAACCGTGATAACTCTGAAAGAGAGTTTTGTGTTTCCTTCATGGACACTTGGTCAGACCCATGCTTAGAATTTGCATTTAAGACTCTCACGGGAGATATCCAAGTTGAGGAAAATATGGCGGGGCATGGATGTTTCCCGGAACATGCGAACCGACATGACCAGAGAAATGGTGGCTCGGCATTACCAGAAATCGGATCTTCCAGCATCTCCCGAAGTCACATGGCAGAGAAATCCATGCCGCCACAACCACCATCAATGAGCCCTTCGTTCCTCTCCCGAAGTCACATAGCAGAGAAATCCGTGCTGCCACAACCACCATCATTGAGCCATTCCTTCCTCTCCCAAAGTCACATGGCAGAGAAATCCATGCCGCCACAACCACCATCATTGAGCCATTCATTCCTCTCCCAAAGTCACATGGCAGAGAAATCCGTGCCGCCACAACCACCATCAATGAGCCCTTCATTCCTCTCGCGAAGTCACATGGCAGAGAAATCCGTGCCGCCACAACCACCATCAATGAGCCCTTCCTTCCTCTCCGGAAGTCACATGGCAGAGAAATCCATGCTGCCACAACCACCATCAATGAGCCCTTCCTTCCTCTCCGGAAGTCACATGGCAGAGAAATCTGTGCCGACACAACCACCATCATTGAGCCCTTCCTTCCTCTCCCGAAGTCACATTGCAGAGAAATCTGTGCCGACACAACCACCATCAATGAGCCCTTCCTTCCTCTCCCTAAGTCACATGGCAGAGAAATCTGTGCCGGCACAACTACCATCAATGAGCCAGCCCTTCCTCTCCCTAAGTCACATAGCAGATAAACCCATGCCGGCACAACCGCCATCAATGAGCCCTTCTTTCTTCCCCCCGACACAACAGTCATCACAACAGTCATCGATGAACTCTTCAATCTTCCCCGAAGAAAAATCAAGCCAGCAGCACACAGGAGCCGATGCGCAGAGGCATTATTCTCAGTacaacattaattttcaaagaAGGTAA
- the LOC130955512 gene encoding thaumatin-like protein 1: protein MGYSLSLSLCSILIFASFLTLANAANFEIVNNCPYTVWAAASPGGGVRLDRGQTWNLWVAPGTTMARIWGRTGCNFDGNGQGHCQTGDCTGGLQCQGWGVPPNTLAEFALNQYANQDFYDISVIDGFNIPMDFYPLNGGCHKISCTADIIGQCPNELRVQGGCNNACPVFHSNEYCCTDPQASCGPTYYSRFFKDRCPDAYSYPKDDPTSLFTCPAGSNYRVVFCPLGSSKFPLLMPGTRSIQ from the coding sequence ATGGGTTACTCACTCAGCCTCTCACTCTGCTCCATCCTCATCTTTGCCTCTTTTCTCACCTTAGCAAATGCAGCAAACTTTGAGATCGTCAACAATTGTCCCTACACTGTCTGGGCCGCTGCTAGTCCAGGCGGAGGTGTGCGCCTGGACCGAGGCCAGACATGGAACCTTTGGGTGGCACCCGGCACTACCATGGCCCGCATTTGGGGTCGCACCGGATGCAACTTTGATGGCAATGGTCAAGGCCATTGCCAGACTGGAGATTGCACCGGTGGACTCCAATGCCAAGGCTGGGGTGTCCCACCCAACACCTTGGCCGAATTCGCATTGAACCAATATGCTAACCAAGATTTCTATGACATCTCAGTTATAGATGGATTcaacattcccatggacttctACCCTCTAAATGGTGGGTGTCACAAGATCAGCTGCACGGCCGACATTATCGGACAGTGTCCTAACGAGTTGCGAGTACAAGGAGGGTGTAACAACGCTTGCCCGGTGTTCCACAGCAATGAGTATTGCTGCACCGATCCGCAAGCTAGCTGTGGACCCACATATTACTCGAGATTCTTCAAAGATAGGTGCCCTGATGCTTATAGCTACCCTAAAGATGATCCAACCAGCCTTTTCACTTGCCCTGCAGGTTCTAACTACAGGGTTGTGTTCTGTCCTTTGGGGTCATCTAAATTTCCTCTTTTGATGCCTGGAACTAGGAGCATTCAGTAG
- the LOC130957111 gene encoding protein FAR1-RELATED SEQUENCE 6-like yields the protein MEHNSIELSCLVPVSFNGDSFDGKSEQLDKAVECTEITESECHDTELVDELPDHSCLADGEIPRVGMRFEHLKLAQDFYATYAKKVGFISKIRATNFDRMTKQPVNQSIHCNREGFRASRVKAPIRKNTMAGVGCRARIYAKFDREKHDWVLLKVELNHSHPCSTRKAVHYHENRELTMHAKCIIEVNDEAGIRPNKTFLALANEVGGPSNLGFSEKDVRNYISSRLRSTNVNADVKEMLNYFMRMKELNPNYFYAVNINEDNKFTSAVWVDARSRASYEYYGEVVSFDTTYSTNRHGLPFAAFIGVNHHGKSTLLGCALLGSEEILSFEWVFTQWLECMGTAPKGIITDQCKSMFGAIKKVLPNTRHRWCIWHITQKIHNKLGGYSRLKELNAELKHIIWNSKSVEDFEDHWAEFIDEFNLHHNRWLSDLFEDRHMWVPIFFKGQFWASMRSTQRSEGMHSFFSGYLNCKTSLVQFVHEFDNVLGTKEPKELEDDAADSRGLIPCSTRSAIERRFQKEYTNEMFRDVQTEFGKKADCTIRAVDEQGNSARVKVEEEILVYETTRYVTFDVHFDRSTHEVRCDCNLFESAGILCCHCLVVLSSYKVNEVPSYYVLPRWSKNIKRKHTYIKSSHDVRRSNESHNMFRELCAHFYNIAQEFVDCDDEADMLHNVLEDARAKLVDYRSKMRNNTVATAHNSIVTGPSTIFGTEDIQAPSKVTTKGRPKGKRLGYELDKSIRKSMQKKRKSVRKDTRVESAANQASEASAQQIAKQGLGGFMSLLNSFDNT from the exons ATGGAGCACAATTCCATTGAACTGAGTTGTCTCGTGCCAGTTTCTTTTAACGGTGATTCGTTCGACGGAAAAAGTGAACAGTTGGACAAG GCCGTAGAATGTACAGAAATTACTGAGTCGGAATGTCATGACACGGAACTTGTTGATGAG TTACCAGACCATAGTTGCCTTGCTGACGGTGAAATACCAAGAGTTGGGATGCGGTTTGAGCATTTGAAGTTGGCGCAGGATTTTTATGCGACCTATGCAAAAAAAGTTGGTTTCATAAGTAAGATAAGGGCCACAAATTTTGACAGGATGACAAAGCAACCGGTCAACCAATCTATCCATTGCAATCGGGAGGGTTTCCGGGCGTCTCGTGTCAAGGCACCCATACGGAAGAACACAATGGCAGGTGTGGGATGCAGAGCAAGAATATATGCAAAGTTCGATAGGGAAAAGCATGATTGGGTCTTGTTGAAGGTTGAACTAAATCACTCGCACCCGTGTTCAACTAGGAAGGCGGTGCACTACCACGAGAACAGGGAGTTAACAATGCATGCGAAGTGTATCATTGAGGTTAATGATGAGGCGGGCATTCGACCCAACAAGACCTTTCTAGCATTAGCCAATGAAGTTGGTGGGCCTTCAAACTTGGGCTTCTCAGAGAAGGACGTCAGGAATTACATTTCATCAAGACTCCGATCCACAAATGTAAACGCAGATGTCAAGGAGATGCTGAATTACTTCATGCGAATGAAGGAGTTGAATCCGAACTACTTTTATGCAGTGAATATAAATGAGGATAACAAGTTTACGAGTGCAGTTTGGGTGGATGCAAGGAGTAGGGCATCTTATGAATACTATGGAGAGGTGGTCTCATTTGACACCACATACAGCACGAATCG GCATGGATTGCCGTTCGCTGCTTTCATTGGTGTGAACCACCATGGTAAGTCTACTTTGCTAGGCTGCGCTCTGCTAGGCAGTGAGGAGATCCTGAGTTTTGAGTGGGTGTTCACACAATGGCTGGAGTGCATGGGAACGGCACCGAAAGGCATCATCACAGACCAATGCAAGTCTATGTTTGGTGCAATTAAGAAGGTCCTGCCCAATACCCGACACCGGTGGTGCATATGGCATATAACACAAAAGATACACAACAAGCTTGGAGGTTATTCTAGGTTGAAAGAGTTGAATGCCGAGTTGAAACACATTATATGGAACTCTAAGTCGGTTGAGGATTTTGAGGATCATTGGGCTGAGTTCATTGATGAGTTCAACTTACATCACAACAGATGGCTATCAG ATCTGTTTGAGGACCGACACATGTGGGTGCCTATCTTTTTCAAGGGTCAATTCTGGGCTTCTATGAGGAGTACGCAGAGGAGTGAGGGTATGCACTCATTCTTTAGTGGATACTTAAATTGTAAGACTAGTTTGGTCCAATTCGTCCACGAGTTCGACAATGTCCTAGGAACGAAAGAGCCGAAGGAACTGGAGGACGATGCTGCAGACTCGAGAGGTCTAATCCCATGTTCAACTAGATCAGCCATCGAGAGACGATTTCAAAAAGAGTATACCAACGAGATGTTTAGGGATGTCCAAACTGAGTTTGGCAAGAAGGCTGATTGCACTATTCGTGCCGTGGATGAACAGGGCAACTCCGCTAGGGTAAAAGTGGAAGAGGAAATACTAGTCTATGAGACGACTCGATATGTTACGTTTGACGTCCATTTTGATCGTTCGACACACGAGGTTCGATGTGATTGCAACTTGTTCGAGAGTGCAGGTATATTATGTTGCCACTGTCTTGTAGTACTTTCATCTTACAAAGTTAACGAGGTACCTTCCTACTATGTTTTACCTCGTTGGAGCAAGAACATAAAGCGCAAGCACACTTACATTAAGAGTAGCCACGATGTTAGACGTTCAAATGAAAGCCACAACATGTTCAGAGAGTTGTGTGCACATTTCTACAATATTGCACAGGAATTCGTGGACTGTGATGATGAGGCAGACATGCTGCATAATGTTCTAGAGGATGCAAGGGCGAAGCTAGTAGATTACCGTAGCAAGATGCGAAATAACACTGTCGCTACTGCACACAATAGCATCGTCACAGGCCCTTCAACCATTTTCGGCACAGAGGACATTCAGGCCCCATCAAAGGTAACCACTAAAGGTCGTCCAAAAGGCAAAAGGCTAGGATATGAGTTGGATAAATCAATCAGAAAATCCATGCAGAAAAAGCGGAAGAGTGTACGCAAG GATACTCGTGTAGAATCTGCTGCAAATCAAGCTTCGGAGGCTTCTGCTCAGCAGATTGCTAAGCAAGGACTTGGTGGATTCATGTCGCTCTTAAACTCCTTTGACAATACATAG